The following are encoded together in the Ovis aries strain OAR_USU_Benz2616 breed Rambouillet chromosome X, ARS-UI_Ramb_v3.0, whole genome shotgun sequence genome:
- the S100G gene encoding protein S100-G has translation MSAKKSPEELKGIFEKYAAKEGDPNQLSKEELKLLLQTEFPSLLKGPSTLDELFEELDKNGDGEVSFEEFQVLVKKISQ, from the exons ATGAGTGCCAAAAAGTCTCCAGAAGAACTGAAAGGCATTTTCGAAAAATATGCAGCCAAAGAAGGTGATCCAAACCAACTGTCCAAGGAGGAGCTGAAGCTATTGCTTCAGACGGAATTCCCCAGTTTGCTGAAG GGTCCAAGCACCCTCGATGAGCTTTTTGAAGAACTAGACAAGAATGGAGATGGAGAAGTTAGTTTTGAAGAATTCCAGGTGTTGGTGAAAAAGATATCCCagtga